A segment of the Xylanibacillus composti genome:
TTGATGAACTTGGATTCTAATAAGCATTTTTTTGATCTGAGAGGAAAGACTGCAATAGTAACTGGCGGGGCCGGTATATTAGGAAAAAAGATTTGTCAGGGTTTGGCTGAGTATGGTGCAAATGTTGCTGTTGTAGATATTAACGAGGATGAGGCGGTACGAATAGCGAATGAATTGCATAGCCAATTCTCTATTCGGGCAGTTGGAATCAAGTGCGATGTTTCTTCTCCAGACAGTGTGGAGAGCATGCTCGAAAAAGTGCTGCATGAATTCCGTGAAGTCCACATCCTTCATAATAATGCGGCCAGCAAATCTGAGAATCTAGATGAGTTTTTCGCCCCATTCGAGGAATATTCCTTGGATCAATGGAGAAAAGTGATGTCTGTCAATATTGATGGGATGTTTCTAGTGGCACAAGCAGTAGGTAGGCAGATGGTGAAGCAGGGCAAAGGAGGTTCTATTATCCAAACCTCTTCCATTTACGGTATTAGGGGTCCTGATCAAAGGATATATGAGGGCTCGCACTATTTGAACAGACAGATTAATACTCCGGCAGTTTACTCAGCGTCCAAGTCAGCTGTTGTTGGGTTGACCAAATACTTGGCGACTTATTGGGCAGACAAGGGGATTCGTGTGAATACACTAACCCCCGGTGGCATAGAAAGTGGTCAGAATGACACTTTCGTGAAAAAGTATTCTGAACGTATTCCGCTTGGGCGAATGGGCAAGCCTCATGAGATAGTTGGAGTCCTGTTGTTTTTAGCCTCCGATGCTTCCAGTTACGTAACCGGTCAAAACATTATTGTAGATGGCGGGTTATCTGCATGGTGAATATGGACTAAATGGAGATAGCATTATCATAAACACTGCTTGGAATGTTAATGATTCGTCCGTTTAATTCTTCCGCAACAGACAAGTCCATCTTTGGAGCCTGGGCATACATAGGTAGAGTATGAAGAGGATTCCAAGATGGACGTGTCATCACGCCACGTGCATTCGACAGATTCAGAAGCTCATCGCGTTGATCCGCATATTCAGGATGCAATAAAACAACATTGAGCCAATAATTTGAGCGAGCATATGGGGCTTCTTCGAAAAATTCCACACCTTGTATATCCTTGAACACAAGCTTATATTGATCGGCTAGACTCCTTTTTGCTTGAATAAAACGCGGCAGCTGCTCTAATTGGGCACAACCTAGAGCAGCGTTTATATTTGGCATTCGATAATTGTAGCCAATCTCATCGTGGTAATATTCCCACTTGTGGGGAACTTTCGCTGTCGTCGTCAAGTGCCGGGCATATTCGGCTAATTTGGCATTGTGGGTCAGGATAGCACCCCCGCCTCCAGTAGTTATGATTTTGTTGCCGTTGAAACTAAATGCGGACATGAGGCCTTGATGTCCCGTATGAACCCCCTTGTAATAGGAGCCTAGGGATTCGGCAGCGTCCTCAATCATAGTTAAATGGTAATGATCGCATACTTCCTTTAAGGCATCGAGATCGACTGGATGACCGAACGTATGCATCGGTATGACCGCTTTGATTCTCCGGCCGGTACGTTTGTTGAAGATCATAGACCCACGTACATCGCTTATTTCCTTCAAATAATCCATTAGCTTAACAGCATCAATGCCTAATGTTCTCCTATCGCTATCCACAAAATGTGGAATAGCTCCAACATAGGAGACGGCATTTGCCGTAGCAACGAAGCTTAAAGTAGGCATGAGCACTTCATCATTTGTGCTTACACCAGAAAGTTTTAGACATATATGCAATGCCGCTGTGCCATTCACGACAGCGACGGCATGGGGAATCCCCGTAAATTCAGCTAGCATCTGTTCAAATCGGTTGACATAGCTGCCAGTTGATGAAACCCAGTTGGTATCGATACATTCCTTTACATAAGCCCATTCATTGCCATGAAATCTAGGTTCGTGAAGTGCTATATGTTGAAGTTCCTCAGCAGGAATGACGGATCGGACAGCTAATGTAAGCTTCTCAGCAATGGACAAGTGAGCATTCAAGTATAGTTTCCCCCTAATTTAGCTTGTACTAAGTTATATCGGAATTAGTTGTTTTCATATTAAGTAGTAGTATCCCAATGAACAACTGTGAATATCTTTTTCGCAAATCTGTGGATAATGTGGACAACTTTGTGCATAACTAATGAAAACAAGCTTTCATCATGTTAAGAACTTGTAAATAACTCAGGGATAACTTTAGTTTGCCGGAAGACGGGAAGTTGCGCTCTGTAAGACAGGCCCCGCGCTCAATGATTTGTCCACTTCCAAAGGATCGTCTATTCCGCATTACGACAGGCTTTTCGTATGCGTTTTCGATTGACAACCGAGATAGCGAGTGTTATATTCAGGATGTGAGTGTAACCTCACAGCTACTTGAATACGAAGGGAATGTTTTTGCATGCAAGGTAAAGTTAAATGGTTTAACGCAGAGAAAGGCTATGGCTTTATTGAGACAGAAGAAGGCGGCGACGTTTTCGTTCATTTCTCCGCCATCCAATCCGAAGGCTTCAAAACCCTTGACGAAGGTCAAGCTGTAGAATTCGACATCGTCGAAGGCGCACGCGGACCTCAAGCAGCTAACGTAGTTAAATTATAATCTCTCCGCGGGTGTGATGCCCGCCTCCTATAGAGGATTATAGATCGATTAGCAGCCGACCCGCCCCGGGGGAATTTCCCCTGGGGCGGGTCATTTGCATGCATTGGAAGGTCTTGTAGAACAGATAGGTGAACATTCCTCGAATCTTTGTAAATGTTTTTTGAAGGCGCCTGCTGGGTATGGTACAATAGAGACAAGCAAAAGGAGGAGGAGTTCTCATGAGAATGAATATTCGCGGTCAGAATCTTGAAGTCACCCAAGCGCTGAAAGATTACGTGGAAAAGAAACTCAGCAAGCTCGAACGCTACTTTGATACTCCCCCTACTTCTGAAGCCCAAGTCACCTTAAGCGTCAACAAGGACATTCACAATGTGGAGGTAACGATTCCAATGCCGTCCCTGCTGCTTCGCGCAGAGGAGCGCAATTCGGATATGTACTCGTCCATTGACTTGGTGCTCGATAAGCTGGAGCGGCAAATTCGCAAGCACAAGACGAAGGTGAACCGCAAGTTCCGCCAGGAAGGCAGCCTGCGCTCGCTCTTTAAGGACAACTTTGAAACGTCCGCGCCAAGCATCCCTGTTCATGATGAGGAAGATGATATCGAGGTGGTTCGCACCAAGCGCTTTACTCTGAAGCCGATGGACGTAGAGGAAGCGATCCTTCAAATGAACATGATCGGCCACAACTTTTTTGTTTTCGCCAATATGGATTCCGATGAGGTGAATGTCGTCTATAAGCGAAGCGATGGTCGGTATGGGTTGATTGAACCAGCCAAGTAAGGAAGCAGAGCGATCTGCTCTCACATAGGATAAGCTATTCAACAGAACCGTTCCTGTTCGGTGGTGCAAGCCTGCCCGCACCGTGCAGGACGGTTTTCTTTATGAGTGGAAGCAGTTTCCGCCGGAGACTCGTCTTGCTACCACCCGATGAAAACTGATACAATGAATACCATCGACTGATGTTTCGGAAAGGGGACACCCACATGTTAGGTTTGGTAAAGAAAATCTTTGGCGATCCGAACGATCGGGAGCTGAAGCGACTGCAGCGCAAGGTCGTGGAAATCAATGCATTGGAGCCGCAAATAGAGGCTTTGTCGGACGAGCAGCTGCAGGGGAAGACAGCGGAGTTCCGCGAACGGCTAGCGAACGGCCAAACCCTGGATGATCTGCTTCCAGAGGCCTTTGCAGTAGTGCGCGAAGCTGCGCGCCGAACGCTCGGCATGCGCCATTTCGACGTTCAGTTGATTGGCGGGATGGTGCTGCATGAGGGACGCATTGCCGAGATGAAGACGGGGGAAGGGAAGACACTGGTCGCTACGCTGCCAGTGTATTTGAACGCGCTGGAAGGCAAGGGTGTGCACGTCATTACGGTCAACGACTATTTGGCGACTGTGCAAAGCCAGCAGATGGCCAACATCTACAACTTCCTTGGCATGACAGTAGGCGTGAACCAGAACAGCCTGTCGCATGACCAGAAGCAGGAAGCCTACAACT
Coding sequences within it:
- a CDS encoding LegC family aminotransferase, giving the protein MNAHLSIAEKLTLAVRSVIPAEELQHIALHEPRFHGNEWAYVKECIDTNWVSSTGSYVNRFEQMLAEFTGIPHAVAVVNGTAALHICLKLSGVSTNDEVLMPTLSFVATANAVSYVGAIPHFVDSDRRTLGIDAVKLMDYLKEISDVRGSMIFNKRTGRRIKAVIPMHTFGHPVDLDALKEVCDHYHLTMIEDAAESLGSYYKGVHTGHQGLMSAFSFNGNKIITTGGGGAILTHNAKLAEYARHLTTTAKVPHKWEYYHDEIGYNYRMPNINAALGCAQLEQLPRFIQAKRSLADQYKLVFKDIQGVEFFEEAPYARSNYWLNVVLLHPEYADQRDELLNLSNARGVMTRPSWNPLHTLPMYAQAPKMDLSVAEELNGRIINIPSSVYDNAISI
- the hpf gene encoding ribosome hibernation-promoting factor, HPF/YfiA family, whose protein sequence is MRMNIRGQNLEVTQALKDYVEKKLSKLERYFDTPPTSEAQVTLSVNKDIHNVEVTIPMPSLLLRAEERNSDMYSSIDLVLDKLERQIRKHKTKVNRKFRQEGSLRSLFKDNFETSAPSIPVHDEEDDIEVVRTKRFTLKPMDVEEAILQMNMIGHNFFVFANMDSDEVNVVYKRSDGRYGLIEPAK
- a CDS encoding cold shock domain-containing protein, with the protein product MQGKVKWFNAEKGYGFIETEEGGDVFVHFSAIQSEGFKTLDEGQAVEFDIVEGARGPQAANVVKL
- a CDS encoding SDR family oxidoreductase; translation: MNLDSNKHFFDLRGKTAIVTGGAGILGKKICQGLAEYGANVAVVDINEDEAVRIANELHSQFSIRAVGIKCDVSSPDSVESMLEKVLHEFREVHILHNNAASKSENLDEFFAPFEEYSLDQWRKVMSVNIDGMFLVAQAVGRQMVKQGKGGSIIQTSSIYGIRGPDQRIYEGSHYLNRQINTPAVYSASKSAVVGLTKYLATYWADKGIRVNTLTPGGIESGQNDTFVKKYSERIPLGRMGKPHEIVGVLLFLASDASSYVTGQNIIVDGGLSAW